One window of Ammospiza nelsoni isolate bAmmNel1 chromosome 12, bAmmNel1.pri, whole genome shotgun sequence genomic DNA carries:
- the RAD21L1 gene encoding double-strand-break repair protein rad21-like protein 1, with translation MFYVHLLINKRGPLAKIWLAAHWEKKLTKAHIFECNLEATVQKILSPKFAIALRTSGHLLLGVVRIYNRKVKYLLADCNEALTKMKTAFRPGLLDLPEENFEAAYQSITLPEEFHDFEAPLPDVKAIDVAEHFTLNQSRAEEITLTEDYESSILLCDRNFDEEAEALRRQSFFEGSVLTSSNSLVADPNSASTSGDKSVLHEDVYCFQDDHFGDEEDAADMIEILLRDEQNVLDKDILDEEEARPLSQDLPENSTAIESNCADTTVKDGNHTMNETILLFQEEGFVLEPVDDAAVTPRKKKQRKRKLLVDVEKELSCQTIYKQLSNSSDLLATLDLAPPTKKTMMWKEWGGVDKLLSHSSQPMIHAQLQKLFEKCFKTDRFKMRANGIQRMSEMKEMRKEQDTTEMLPVEEPSYLQEPAHSETGRKIRNDSFMLTSQNDRNETNENCGEIIEDGAAFSESSKNSLGQEVEAQQVEVPEEQTTTGKDNEEIRWGKRTLRLQKTLQQLKRSGVSSFSFWELCQRNSRKEAAATFYIFLVLKKQQVLQLQQPKPFADLMATAGPMFDKIR, from the exons ATGTTCTACGTCCATTTGCTCATCAACAAGCGGGGACCACTGGCCAAAATCTGGCTGGCTGCTCACTGGGAGAAGAAGCTGACCAAGGCACACATCTTTGAGTGCAATTTAGAGGCCACCGTCCAAAAAATCCTTTCCCCAAAG TTTGCTATAGCTCTGCGAACCTCTGGACACTTACTCCTGGGGGTGGTGCGGATTTACAACAGGAAAGTAAAGTACCTCTTGGCAGACTGCAATGAAGCTCTGACCAAAATGAAGACAGCCTTTCGTCCAG GTCTTCTTGACCTTCCAGAAGAGAACTTTGAGGCTGCTTATCAGTCCATTACATTACCTGAAGAATTTCATGATTTTGAAGCACCACTACCAGATGTAAA GGCCATTGATGTTGCTGAACATTTTACCTTGaatcagagcagagctgaagaAATCACACTTACAGAGGATTATGAAAGCAGTATACTTCTCTGTGATAGAAACTTTG ATGAAGAAGCAGAAGCCCTGAGGAGACAGAGCTTCTTTGAGGGCAGTGTCCTGACGAGCAGTAACAGTCTGGTGGCAGATCCCAACTCAGCCAGCACCAGTGGAGACAAATCTGTGCTGCATGAAGATGTTTACTGCTTCCAGGATGACCATTTTGGGGATGAGGAGGATGCTGCAGATATGATTG AAATCTTGTTGAGGGATGAGCAAAATGTCCTAGATAAAGACATTCTTGACGAGGAGGAAGCACGTCCTTTGTCACAAGATCTGCCAGAGAACAGCACAGCCA TTGAGTCCAACTGTGCAGACACCACTGTTAAGGATGGAAATCACACAATGAATGAGACAATCCTTTTGTTCCAGGAAGAAGGGTTTGTGCTTGAGCCAGTTGATGATGCAG CTGTCACCCcgaggaagaaaaaacaaagaaagaggaagctgctggtggATGTAGAGAAGGAGCTCAGCTGCCAAACCATTTACAAGCAGCTCTCCAACTCCTCTGACCTCCTGGCCACGCTGGACCTCGCTCCCCCTACCAAGAAAACAATGATGTGGAAGGAGTGGGGAGGTGTGGATAAACTCCTGTCCCATTCTTCACAGCCTATGATTCATGCTCAGCTGCAAAAG TTGTTTGAAAAATGCTTCAAGACTGACAGATTTAAGATGAGAGCAAATGGAATACAGAGGATgtctgaaatgaaagaaatgagaaaagagCAAGATACTACAG AGATGCTGCCAGTAGAAGAGCCAAGTTACCTGCAGGAGCCAGCTCATTCCGAGACTGGGAGAAAAATTAGAAATGATTCCTTTATGTTGacatcacagaatgacagaaatgAAACCAATGAGAACTGTGGTGAAATTATA gaggatggagcagctttcTCTGAGAGCTCCAAAAATTCCCTGGGCCAGGAGGTTGAAGCACAGCAGGTGGAGGTGCCAGAG GAGCAAACAACAACAGGGAAAGACAATGAAGAAATAAGATGGGGCAAAAGAACTCTTCGGTTACAGAAAACTTTACAG CAACTGAAGAGATCAGGAGTGTCTTCCTTCAGTTTCTGGGAGCTCTGCCAGAGAAACAGCCGGAAAGAAGCTGCAGCCACATTTTACATCTTCCTGGtgctgaagaagcagcaggtcctccagctgcagcagcccaagcCCTTTGCTGACCTCATGGCCACTGCTGGGCCCATGTTTGACAAGATCAGATAA